TCAGTTATGAGCTATTCAGTTTGGGCAATAAATTCATTGTTTAGAAGACATGAAATCTTTATATTTGAGCTTAAAATGAAAGAGACAAATGAGTAAGAATAACATATATATTGAGACCTATGGCTGTCAGATGAATCTTGCCGATACTGAGATTGTAATGGGTATACTTAAAAATAACGGCTATGAGATTACACAGACCGCTGAAGATGCAAATGTAATTTTGATAAATACATGCAGCGTCCGCGATAACGCAGAACAGAGAATCTACGGGCGCCTGGGGAATTTCAAGACGCTGAAAAATGAAAAGCCGGGTCTTGTTGTAGGCATACTTGGATGCATGGCTGAAAGGCTGAAAAAAGACCTTATTGAAGAAAAGAAAATTGTGGACCTCGTTGTAGGCCCCGATGAATACCGCAGGCTTCCTGAATATCTGAATGTTGCCTTTAACGGAGAAAAGGGAATAGGCGTTAAACTATCGCGCACTGAAACATACGACGATATTACTCCTTACAGGGAAGACGGCCTCCAGGCCTGGATATCGGTTATGCGCGGGTGCGACAAGTTCTGCACATATTGTGTTGTTCCATTTACACGCGGACGCGAAAGAAGCCGCGCTCTTACTTCAATTGTTGAAGAGGTTAAAGTCCTTTCAAAAAGAGGCTTCAGGGAAGTCACTCTTCTGGGGCAGAACGTAAACTCATATAACGACAACGGTTCAGACTTTGCGGACCTGCTTGCGGCCTGTGCCGCAGTGGACCCGAAGATGAGAATAAGGTTTACCACTTCTCATCCGCAGGACCTGTCGGATAAGCTCCTTTATACTATTGCCGGCAACGACAACATATGTAACTATATCCATCTTCCCGTACAGGCGGGCTCAAACAGGATCCTTATGCTCATGAACCGTACCTATACGATTGAGCATTATCTTGATCTTATTGAGAGGGCAAAGAGGATAATTCCGGGCGTCAGCTTTTCAACAGATATTATTGCAGGATTCCCGACCGAGACCTTAGAAGACCACCTGATGACGCTTGAAGTCATGCGCAAGGTGCGCTACGACGGGGCCTATATGTTCAAGTATTCGCCGCGCGAGGGCACAAAAGCATACAAAATGGAAGATGACGTTCCCGAGGAAGTAAAGGTCAAACGCCTCAGTGAGATCATAGATCTTCAGCAGCAGATTTCACATGAATTAAACCAGGGTCTGATAGGGAAAGAAGAGATTGTGCTGGTTGAAGGCTTCAGCCGGAAGAGCGAGGATTTCATGTCGGGCCGTACGGATTCAAACAAGGTTGCCATATTCCCGCGTTCAGAAAAGATCAAAGAAGGCAGCTATGTAAAAGTTAAGATCAACAGGGCAACCTCCGGCACTTTGTTCGGGGATGTCGTGGAAATTTATCCTGAAGCAGGAGAAAACCTGCATTTAACCGCCTGAAAGATTTTCAGGCAGTTTTAGCAAGCTTAAAATAAAAGACGGACAATTTTTATCCAGGAAACATAAGAAGTGCGTACTATTCTAATTTCGGTTTTATTCCTGTTCCTGATGTGCCTAATACCGGCTTATGCTCAGGAAGCAAACATCACCCCGTACCTCAGACAGATCGAATCAGGCCAGATTGAAAGTGCAAGGCAGGGGCTTGAAAAGCTGAAGAAGTCCAACGCGAAGGATCCTTCTGTGATGTTCCTGGATGCAATGCTGACGCAGGAGGGAAAAGAGGCACTAACGAAGTACACTGAGATATATCAGAAGTATCCCAAAAGCAGATACGCCGATGCCTCGCTATACTGGGTTTATTCTTACTACTACTCCCTCGGCAGCTACTCCAAAGCCTCGGGCTATATGGCTGAGCTGAAGAAGAACTATCCAAAGTCCCAGTTCTTAACGCCGGAAAAGAAAAACATGTCTTCGGTAAAAGATGACACAAATGTTACGGCTATCGTAGAGAAGAAACCTTTAGAGAAGAAAATTGTAAATTCAGGGACAAAAAATGTTTCCAAGTTTACAATACAGGCAGGGGCATTTCTTCAGGAAGAAAACGCCGCCAGGCTGATGGACAGTTTCCGCGAGGCGGGGTACTTTACTGAGATGAAGAAAAAGGATGTTGCCGGAAGCACGCTGAACATAATAAACGTCGGGAAATTTGAAACCGAGGAGGAAGCCCGCAAGACGCTCGACTTTATTAACACGCGCTACAAATTAAACGGCCGGGTAATCAGGGCAGGGCAGTAGCCGGTCAACGTGATATACTTACTTGTTTCTTTGATTTCTGATACTTATTATAGTGGTAAATTTAAGTGGTAAAGATTATGTCTGATAGTCTTAAAGGTTTGTTTTGGAAATAACATTTGTCGGCACCGGGTCGGGGAAAGTATCCCTTGAGCGTTACTTTTCCTCATTTCTGCTATCTGTGCCTGAATACAACCTCCTGGTTGATGCCGGCGACGGTGCTTCACGGGCCTTAGAGCAAAGCCGCATAGATTTTAACGCCATAAATTCAGTTTTATTCTCCCACTTCCATCCCGATCACCTTAACGGAATCAGTTCACTTATCATCCAGATGAAAATGAGGAAAAGGGCAATCCCTCTTCAGCTCATAGTGCACGAAAGGCTTACAGAAAAGCTGGAGGAGTTTCTTGAAACAGGTTACGTATTTAAAGAGCGTCTGGGTTTTGAGCTGAGCATACTGGGCTTTAAGCCTCAGGAGAGTTTCTTTTTGTCGGACAACCTCAGTTTCAAGGCCGTGGAAAATTCACACCTTAAAAAGTACGAGGGGACTTTTGATGTATATAAGGCGGGAAAGGACAAGTCGCTTCTAGCCTCGGCAGGTTTTTTATTTATTGGGGAAAGTATAAAGGTGTTTTACACAGGGGACGCTGCAGATAAAAGTGACCTCTACCTTTTCAAGAATGAGGCTCCTGAAATTCTTATCAGTGAAGTAACTCATATTGAATTTAGTGATCTTCTTCAGGCAGTAAAGGAGCAAAGGAGCATCCGGAAGACGTTTTTAACGCATATAGGTGATGAAGAATCCTTAAAGCTACAGCTTGAGAGGCTTCCCTTGTCTGAGCGTGAAAAGTTTGTAATTGCCTTCGACGGAATGAAAAAGGACCTGGCATCACCTTTTTAGAAGAAGGGCATCTCTTTGGAATTTAAATAAATAAAAATATGTGTTAAATTGGGTGTAGTTTTTATACTTCTATTGCAAGAAAAAGAATGACCATTAGTCAGTTTCAGGAAAAATTCGGAATCATAGGTAAATCCAAGGAAATAAGAGACCTTGTTGATATAATAATGCAGGTAGCCCAGTCGGACATTTCAGTTCTGATATTTGGCGAAAGCGGCGTTGGCAAAGAGGTTTTTGCCCGGGCCATTCATGGCTACAGCAAAAGGGCCGACAAGCCCCTTGTTACAGTCAACTGCGGGGCTATTCCCGAAGGCATACTTGAAAGCGAGCTCTTCGGCCACAGGAAGGGGTCCTTTACAGGCGCAGTTGACAACAGGAAGGGGTATTTTGAAATTGCCGACGGCGGTACGCTGTTTTTAGATGAGCTGGCTGAAATGCCGCTTACTACACAGGTAAAGCTTCTGAGGGCAATTGAGAATAAGGAGTTTATGCGTATTGGAAGTGAAACCGTAACACAGGTGGACGTGCGCAT
The DNA window shown above is from Ignavibacteria bacterium and carries:
- the miaB gene encoding tRNA (N6-isopentenyl adenosine(37)-C2)-methylthiotransferase MiaB, with the protein product MSKNNIYIETYGCQMNLADTEIVMGILKNNGYEITQTAEDANVILINTCSVRDNAEQRIYGRLGNFKTLKNEKPGLVVGILGCMAERLKKDLIEEKKIVDLVVGPDEYRRLPEYLNVAFNGEKGIGVKLSRTETYDDITPYREDGLQAWISVMRGCDKFCTYCVVPFTRGRERSRALTSIVEEVKVLSKRGFREVTLLGQNVNSYNDNGSDFADLLAACAAVDPKMRIRFTTSHPQDLSDKLLYTIAGNDNICNYIHLPVQAGSNRILMLMNRTYTIEHYLDLIERAKRIIPGVSFSTDIIAGFPTETLEDHLMTLEVMRKVRYDGAYMFKYSPREGTKAYKMEDDVPEEVKVKRLSEIIDLQQQISHELNQGLIGKEEIVLVEGFSRKSEDFMSGRTDSNKVAIFPRSEKIKEGSYVKVKINRATSGTLFGDVVEIYPEAGENLHLTA
- a CDS encoding ribonuclease Z, producing MEITFVGTGSGKVSLERYFSSFLLSVPEYNLLVDAGDGASRALEQSRIDFNAINSVLFSHFHPDHLNGISSLIIQMKMRKRAIPLQLIVHERLTEKLEEFLETGYVFKERLGFELSILGFKPQESFFLSDNLSFKAVENSHLKKYEGTFDVYKAGKDKSLLASAGFLFIGESIKVFYTGDAADKSDLYLFKNEAPEILISEVTHIEFSDLLQAVKEQRSIRKTFLTHIGDEESLKLQLERLPLSEREKFVIAFDGMKKDLASPF